In Jatrophihabitans endophyticus, one DNA window encodes the following:
- a CDS encoding DUF3068 domain-containing protein gives MRKIVGVGLIGLGVFGIVLAILLPTVVVHASSKTPLDLNITQVSSGSAKLLDAATGKTNTVQLRATRHVRTDSHASDDDNTTVFETLCIVVVRGDTPNCLPASDPRLLSITTDRVTADRRSGESVHVAKYNENINGKAARHQGMSYKFPIDTKKKTYQFFQPDVGKAFPATFEGTAKVRGLDTYKFVSRTGSQPYKILGTLPGTYDDTRTVYVEPQTGTIVNGTERQIQTLASGEVALDTTLAFEDSAVKYQTDYAQSKIDDLRLAKLWAPLVAGIVGVLAIVFGILLLRRGRKAGPDGEGHHRGDAGGPDGGPGYGTPDQSGQQPSYSGSSHT, from the coding sequence GTGCGAAAGATCGTGGGGGTCGGGCTCATCGGGCTCGGCGTGTTCGGCATCGTCCTGGCGATCCTGCTGCCGACCGTGGTCGTGCACGCGTCGAGCAAGACGCCGTTGGATCTGAACATCACCCAGGTCTCCAGCGGCAGCGCCAAGCTGCTCGACGCCGCCACCGGCAAGACCAACACCGTGCAGCTGCGGGCCACGCGCCACGTGCGCACCGACTCCCACGCGTCCGACGACGACAACACGACCGTCTTCGAGACGCTGTGCATCGTCGTCGTGCGGGGGGACACGCCCAACTGCCTGCCGGCGAGCGACCCGCGGCTGCTCTCCATCACGACCGACCGCGTGACCGCCGACCGTCGTAGCGGCGAGTCGGTCCACGTCGCGAAGTACAACGAGAACATCAACGGCAAGGCCGCGCGGCACCAGGGGATGAGCTACAAGTTCCCGATCGACACGAAGAAGAAGACCTACCAGTTCTTCCAGCCCGACGTCGGCAAGGCGTTCCCCGCCACCTTCGAGGGGACGGCGAAGGTCCGGGGTCTCGACACCTACAAGTTCGTGAGCCGCACCGGGTCGCAGCCGTACAAGATCCTGGGCACCCTGCCGGGCACCTACGACGACACCCGCACCGTCTACGTCGAGCCGCAGACCGGCACCATCGTCAACGGCACCGAGCGGCAGATCCAGACCCTCGCCAGCGGCGAGGTCGCGCTCGACACCACACTGGCGTTCGAGGACTCCGCCGTGAAGTACCAGACCGACTACGCGCAGTCCAAGATCGACGACCTGCGGCTGGCCAAGCTGTGGGCGCCGCTCGTCGCGGGCATCGTGGGGGTGCTGGCGATCGTCTTCGGCATCCTGCTGCTGCGGCGGGGCCGCAAGGCCGGCCCGGACGGCGAGGGTCACCACCGCGGCGACGCGGGCGGGCCGGACGGCGGACCCGGGTACGGGACGCCCGACCAGTCCGGGCAGCAGCCGTCCTACTCGGGCAGCTCGCACACGTAG
- a CDS encoding glycosyltransferase family 4 protein: protein MPAPTADRRRICLLMWRDTDHPDGGGSEVYVEHMARWLAARGHDVTVVCAAHAAAPADELRDGVRFRRRGGRLTVYLHGLAYLLGRGRRTDVVVDVANGVPFFTPLVRRRGLRTLVHHVHREQWQIIFPGLRGSIGWWIESRVAPVVYRRVPYMTVSEASRADLGRLGVAPERIRIVHNGIDVPHPSALRARSATPRVCVLGRLVPHKQVEHALETVASLRHAIPDLRLDVVGDGWWSAPLRDAAERAGVDDLVTFHGHVSDRERDALLDSAWLLLVPSVKEGWGIVIMEAAARGVPALAYAHAGGVTEAIVDGETGVLVADRPALTAETARLLTDTEARLAMGKAARERAQDFGWTASCAAFERWVLQGE, encoded by the coding sequence GTGCCTGCTCCGACCGCCGATCGCCGGCGGATCTGCTTGCTGATGTGGCGCGACACCGACCACCCCGACGGCGGCGGGTCCGAGGTCTACGTCGAGCACATGGCCCGGTGGCTGGCGGCGCGCGGTCACGACGTCACGGTGGTCTGCGCCGCCCACGCGGCCGCGCCCGCGGACGAGCTCCGCGACGGGGTGCGGTTCCGGCGCCGCGGCGGCCGGTTGACCGTCTACCTGCACGGCCTGGCCTACCTGCTCGGTCGCGGTCGGCGCACCGACGTCGTCGTCGACGTCGCCAACGGCGTCCCGTTCTTCACACCGCTCGTCCGCCGCCGCGGCCTGCGCACCCTCGTCCATCACGTGCACCGCGAGCAGTGGCAGATCATCTTCCCGGGGCTGCGCGGCTCGATCGGGTGGTGGATCGAGTCCCGCGTCGCCCCGGTCGTGTACCGGCGGGTGCCCTACATGACCGTCTCCGAGGCCAGCCGCGCCGACCTCGGTCGACTCGGCGTCGCCCCCGAGCGCATCCGCATCGTGCACAACGGCATCGACGTGCCCCACCCGTCGGCGCTGCGGGCGCGCAGCGCGACGCCGCGGGTGTGCGTCCTCGGCCGGCTCGTGCCGCACAAGCAGGTCGAGCACGCGCTCGAGACGGTCGCGTCGCTGCGGCACGCCATCCCCGACCTGCGGCTCGACGTCGTCGGCGACGGCTGGTGGTCGGCGCCGCTGCGCGACGCCGCCGAACGCGCCGGCGTGGACGACCTGGTGACCTTCCACGGCCACGTGTCCGACCGCGAACGCGACGCGCTGCTGGACTCCGCCTGGCTGCTGCTCGTGCCGTCGGTCAAGGAGGGGTGGGGCATCGTGATCATGGAGGCGGCGGCGCGCGGCGTCCCGGCGCTGGCCTACGCGCACGCCGGCGGCGTGACCGAGGCGATCGTGGACGGCGAGACGGGCGTGCTCGTCGCCGATCGCCCGGCCCTGACGGCCGAGACGGCGCGGCTGCTCACCGACACCGAGGCACGACTGGCGATGGGCAAGGCCGCGCGGGAGCGCGCACAGGACTTCGGCTGGACGGCGTCCTGCGCGGCGTTCGAGCGCTGGGTGCTGCAGGGCGAATGA
- a CDS encoding class I SAM-dependent methyltransferase, producing MAAAPDTAGPAASVGRGDVGGAATARANRGWWDRDADDYHAEHGEFLGVADFVWCPERLREADAHLLGDVHGRDVLEVGCGSAMCSRWLRGEGARPVAFDLSAGMLRHARAGNAATGVDVPLVQADAEHLPFPDARFDIVFTAFGAIQFAADTGAVMREAARVLRPGGRWVFATTHPIRWAFPDDPGPAGLSATMPYWDRTPYVEYAANGTPVYVEHHRTLGDRVREIAAAGLRLVDLVEPEWPAGHTEEWGQWSPLRGAILPGTAIYVCELPE from the coding sequence GTGGCGGCAGCTCCTGACACGGCCGGCCCCGCCGCGAGCGTCGGGCGCGGTGACGTCGGCGGCGCCGCGACTGCCCGGGCCAACCGCGGCTGGTGGGACCGCGACGCCGACGACTACCACGCCGAGCACGGCGAGTTCCTCGGCGTCGCGGACTTCGTGTGGTGCCCCGAGCGGCTGCGCGAGGCGGACGCCCACCTGCTCGGCGACGTCCACGGCCGGGACGTCCTCGAAGTCGGCTGCGGCTCGGCGATGTGCTCGCGCTGGCTACGTGGCGAGGGCGCCCGGCCGGTGGCCTTCGACCTCTCCGCCGGCATGCTGCGGCACGCGCGCGCCGGCAACGCGGCGACCGGCGTCGACGTCCCGCTCGTGCAGGCCGACGCCGAGCACCTGCCGTTCCCCGACGCGCGCTTCGACATCGTCTTCACCGCGTTCGGCGCGATCCAGTTCGCCGCCGACACCGGCGCCGTCATGCGCGAGGCGGCACGGGTGCTGCGCCCCGGTGGCCGCTGGGTGTTCGCCACGACGCACCCGATCCGCTGGGCCTTTCCCGACGACCCGGGGCCGGCCGGGCTCAGCGCCACCATGCCGTACTGGGACCGCACCCCGTACGTGGAGTACGCCGCGAACGGCACCCCCGTCTACGTCGAGCACCACCGCACGCTGGGCGACCGGGTGCGCGAGATCGCCGCCGCCGGGCTGCGACTGGTCGACCTCGTCGAGCCGGAGTGGCCGGCGGGCCACACCGAGGAGTGGGGGCAGTGGTCGCCGCTGCGCGGCGCGATCCTGCCCGGCACCGCGATCTACGTGTGCGAGCTGCCCGAGTAG
- a CDS encoding nucleotide sugar dehydrogenase, giving the protein MPQDRHAPVPRATPSDVVVVGGCGHVGLPLSVALAGTGLAVTALDIDDAAVRTVNGGELPFLEPAALQPMRDALADGTFRATTDASVVADAGVVVMVIGTPVDEHLNPDPSAVGAALAQSLPYLHDGQLLVLRSTVYPGVTASIERQLDRAGLDIDVAFCPERIAEGRAMTELYTLPQLVGARTDRSRKRATALFERLTATIVPVSPEEAELAKLFTNTWRYLKFAAANQFYVMANDHGVDYERVRAAIVQDYPRAADLPSAGFAAGPCLLKDTMQLAAFADNSFVLGHAAMLVNEGLPMYVVSRLEQRLDLADLTVGILGMAFKAESDDVRESLSYKLRRLLQFRTAQVLCTDPYVRTDPSLVPLDDVVSRADVLIIAAPHPQYRELATDKEIVDVWGLRGEGTLV; this is encoded by the coding sequence GTGCCGCAGGACCGCCACGCGCCCGTTCCGCGCGCGACGCCGTCCGACGTGGTGGTCGTGGGTGGCTGCGGGCACGTCGGCCTGCCGTTGTCGGTGGCGCTGGCCGGCACCGGACTGGCCGTGACGGCGCTCGACATCGACGACGCCGCGGTGCGCACCGTGAACGGCGGCGAGCTCCCCTTCCTCGAACCGGCCGCCCTGCAGCCGATGCGCGACGCCCTCGCCGACGGGACGTTCCGGGCCACCACCGACGCGAGTGTGGTCGCCGACGCCGGTGTCGTCGTGATGGTGATCGGCACGCCGGTCGACGAGCACCTGAACCCGGACCCGTCGGCCGTCGGTGCGGCGCTCGCGCAGTCGCTGCCCTACCTGCACGACGGCCAGCTGCTGGTGCTGCGCAGCACCGTCTACCCCGGTGTCACCGCCAGCATCGAGCGGCAGCTCGACCGCGCCGGTCTCGACATCGACGTGGCCTTCTGCCCCGAGCGCATCGCCGAGGGCCGGGCCATGACCGAGCTGTACACGCTGCCGCAGCTCGTCGGCGCCCGCACCGACCGGTCCCGCAAGCGCGCGACCGCGCTGTTCGAGCGGCTCACCGCGACGATCGTCCCCGTCAGCCCCGAGGAGGCCGAGCTCGCGAAGCTGTTCACCAACACCTGGCGCTACCTCAAGTTCGCCGCGGCCAACCAGTTCTACGTGATGGCCAACGACCACGGCGTCGACTACGAACGGGTGCGGGCCGCGATCGTCCAGGACTACCCCCGCGCCGCCGACCTGCCGAGCGCGGGCTTCGCCGCCGGGCCGTGCCTGCTGAAGGACACCATGCAGCTGGCCGCGTTCGCCGACAACTCGTTCGTGCTCGGCCACGCCGCGATGCTCGTCAACGAGGGCCTGCCGATGTACGTGGTGTCGCGGCTGGAGCAGCGGCTCGACCTCGCCGACCTCACCGTGGGCATCCTCGGCATGGCGTTCAAGGCCGAGTCCGACGACGTGCGCGAGAGTCTGTCCTACAAGCTGCGCCGGCTGTTGCAGTTCCGGACCGCCCAGGTGCTGTGCACCGACCCCTACGTCCGCACCGACCCGTCCCTCGTGCCGTTGGACGACGTCGTGTCCCGTGCCGACGTCCTGATCATCGCGGCGCCGCACCCGCAGTACCGCGAACTGGCGACCGACAAGGAGATCGTCGACGTGTGGGGTCTGCGCGGCGAAGGAACCCTCGTATG
- a CDS encoding acyltransferase family protein produces the protein MTATSTTSTVVVDGAVPAPTRRHVGALDGMRALAAFGVVATHVGFNSGASLGGGPLAPVLARLDFGVTVFFLLSGYLLYSPFAIAALHDGAAPNVGRFYLRRALRILPAYWVAVTVTLFLLSARRPDGADVASYLLLVQDYDGHNVDPSLTHMWTLAVELSFYAALPLLAHLARLARRRTAAGPAAALRGQLLLLGGLVLVAVATDVVAHAGRSTRQDILIWLPANLDWFAAGMGLAVVAEALRSGVRLPRWVTGVRDAATAPGSCWLVGGLLFALATLPLAGPRNLALPTAFEWTTKHWLYTGAALALLVPLVLGDGGVLGRVLASPPMRLLGDLSYGVYLWHLPLLLAMQRWLGYRTFSGHAPLLFVLVAGSATAVAAVSWFGLERPLLRLGAHRAPGSRGVSGLGSGATRGTQDAVADTTASTTAHQQPS, from the coding sequence ATGACGGCCACCTCGACCACGTCGACCGTGGTGGTGGACGGCGCCGTCCCCGCCCCGACCCGTCGGCACGTCGGCGCGCTGGACGGCATGCGGGCGCTCGCCGCCTTCGGTGTCGTCGCCACGCACGTGGGCTTCAACAGCGGCGCGTCCCTCGGCGGCGGTCCGCTCGCACCGGTGCTCGCCCGGCTGGACTTCGGCGTGACCGTGTTCTTCCTGCTGTCGGGCTACCTGCTCTACAGCCCATTCGCCATCGCGGCCCTGCACGACGGCGCCGCGCCGAACGTCGGCCGCTTCTACCTGCGCCGCGCGCTGCGGATCCTCCCGGCGTACTGGGTGGCGGTCACCGTCACGCTGTTCCTGCTCTCCGCGCGCCGCCCCGACGGCGCGGACGTCGCCAGCTACCTGCTGCTCGTCCAGGATTACGACGGCCACAACGTCGACCCGTCGCTCACCCACATGTGGACGCTGGCGGTGGAGCTGTCCTTCTACGCCGCGCTCCCCCTGCTCGCGCACCTCGCCCGCCTGGCGCGGCGTCGCACGGCCGCCGGGCCGGCGGCCGCCCTGCGCGGGCAGCTGCTGCTGCTCGGTGGCCTGGTGCTCGTGGCCGTCGCCACCGACGTCGTCGCGCACGCGGGCCGCTCGACCCGGCAGGACATCCTGATCTGGCTGCCCGCGAACCTCGACTGGTTCGCCGCCGGCATGGGCCTCGCCGTCGTGGCCGAGGCGCTGCGGTCCGGCGTCAGGCTGCCGCGGTGGGTGACGGGCGTGCGGGACGCGGCCACGGCGCCCGGGTCGTGCTGGCTGGTCGGCGGGCTGCTGTTCGCGCTGGCGACGCTGCCGCTCGCCGGTCCGCGCAACCTCGCGCTGCCCACCGCGTTCGAGTGGACGACCAAGCACTGGCTCTACACCGGGGCGGCGCTCGCGCTGCTCGTCCCGCTCGTCCTCGGCGACGGCGGCGTGCTCGGCCGCGTGCTGGCGTCACCGCCGATGCGGCTGCTCGGCGACCTCTCCTACGGCGTCTACCTCTGGCACCTGCCGCTGCTGCTCGCCATGCAGCGCTGGCTCGGCTACCGGACGTTCAGCGGTCACGCACCGCTGCTGTTCGTCCTCGTCGCGGGGTCGGCCACCGCCGTGGCGGCGGTGTCGTGGTTCGGGCTCGAACGTCCGCTCTTGCGCCTCGGCGCCCACCGCGCGCCCGGCAGCCGCGGCGTGAGCGGGCTCGGCAGCGGGGCGACGCGCGGCACCCAGGACGCCGTGGCCGACACCACCGCGAGCACCACCGCGCACCAGCAACCGAGCTGA
- a CDS encoding glycine-rich domain-containing protein: MAFRRTRTVDLDRVTAAVASLELPDAVFRTCPWQPRELVAEGLRQWLRCAGAALRDGTVIGMPSHAVDEAWHGLILCTARYAGFCDAAYGRFLHHHPEGGAADGHAAGSMADQLGRTVVAWTLVARPGEACVLWDLDSRVGVAEPWGVPATRVAAVEAAIAGRDVHS; this comes from the coding sequence ATGGCTTTCCGGCGCACGAGAACGGTCGACCTCGACCGGGTGACCGCGGCCGTCGCGTCCCTCGAACTTCCCGACGCCGTCTTCCGGACGTGCCCGTGGCAACCCCGGGAGCTCGTCGCCGAGGGGTTGCGGCAGTGGTTGCGGTGCGCCGGGGCGGCCTTGCGCGACGGGACGGTGATCGGCATGCCGTCGCACGCCGTCGACGAGGCGTGGCACGGCCTCATCCTGTGCACCGCCCGGTACGCCGGGTTCTGCGACGCCGCGTACGGCCGGTTCCTGCACCACCACCCCGAGGGCGGTGCCGCGGACGGGCACGCCGCCGGGTCGATGGCCGACCAGCTCGGGCGCACCGTCGTCGCCTGGACCCTGGTGGCGCGGCCGGGGGAGGCCTGCGTGCTGTGGGACCTCGACTCCCGGGTGGGCGTGGCCGAGCCGTGGGGTGTGCCCGCCACCCGCGTCGCCGCCGTCGAGGCCGCGATCGCCGGACGGGACGTCCACTCCTGA